A window of the Cicer arietinum cultivar CDC Frontier isolate Library 1 chromosome 6, Cicar.CDCFrontier_v2.0, whole genome shotgun sequence genome harbors these coding sequences:
- the LOC140920796 gene encoding secreted RxLR effector protein 161-like, producing MTTKKILRYIKKTIELCMLYSTILNEDEAELVGFTDADWCGDRDDRKSTTDYVFTVNNSPISWCSRKQSIVALSTCEAEYVSASMGACQAVWLAELMAELGLRSNDAMKI from the coding sequence ATGACAACAAAAAAGATCTTGAGATACATAAAGAAGACCATTGAGCTTTGCATGTTGTATTCCACAATATTGAATGAAGATGAAGCTGAACTTGTTGGCTTCACTGATGCTGATTGGTGTGGAGATAGGGATGATAGAAAGAGTACCACAGACTATGTATTTACAGTTAATAACTCACCAATCTCATGGTGTTCAAGGAAGCAAAGCATAGTCGCATTGTCTACttgtgaagctgaatatgtgtcCGCATCCATGGGAGCATGTCAAGCTGTGTGGCTGGCAGAATTGATGGCAGAACTGGGACTAAGAAGTAATGATGCAATGAAGATATAG